From Streptomyces sp. NBC_00683, one genomic window encodes:
- a CDS encoding DinB family protein produces the protein MSAPERPMPPLDADERTSLESWLDFYRTTLARKCDGLTEGQLREAAAEPSPITLLGLVQHLAEVERNWFRRVLAQEDAPPIFTPGADPEATDGGFDLAGGATYEQALPIWQAEIGRARANCATRALDDTSPFMGGQVTLRWIYTHMVGEYARHCGHADLVRERIDGRTGV, from the coding sequence ATGAGCGCTCCCGAACGCCCCATGCCCCCTTTGGACGCCGATGAGCGGACCTCCCTGGAGAGCTGGCTCGACTTCTACCGCACCACACTCGCCCGGAAGTGCGACGGCCTGACGGAGGGGCAGCTCCGCGAAGCGGCTGCGGAACCTTCGCCGATCACCCTGCTCGGGCTCGTCCAGCACCTCGCGGAGGTCGAGCGGAACTGGTTCCGCCGGGTCCTGGCCCAGGAGGACGCCCCGCCGATCTTCACCCCCGGTGCCGACCCCGAGGCCACCGACGGCGGTTTCGACCTGGCCGGCGGAGCGACGTACGAGCAGGCGCTGCCGATCTGGCAGGCCGAGATCGGCCGGGCGCGGGCGAACTGCGCCACCCGCGCACTCGATGACACCAGCCCCTTCATGGGCGGGCAGGTCACCCTGCGCTGGATCTACACGCACATGGTCGGCGAGTACGCCCGCCACTGCGGCCACGCCGACCTCGTACGCGAACGGATCGACGGCCGTACGGGCGTCTGA